Proteins encoded together in one Anaerobaca lacustris window:
- a CDS encoding glycosyltransferase family 4 protein — MKVLLLYDYPPSPAGLATQGHLLHRGLAELGVEVHSVHFESAQEKEWYYRWFEPDIVLGVGYWGHTPYLVLHPQRYGVQPVPWLVADGYMANYHEVLEALPLILVTSKWVKQVYTRDGLSGKNIEVLPVGCDTDAFIPRDLNDPKVTTVREALGVAPDQIMILTVGGDATSKGAQEVMQALATIDTRAPDWKYVCKVWPQPRTQHQNLIDLQLATQLGIEKNVVYTTNVISRNFMPYLIAACDVYAAPSRLEGFGMIQVEANACGKPVIGIKAMGLLDTMIHGETAYLAGIAQEIRLRETIVGDESGYESGHRVVFKSPRTVDYRASVHDIANHLLELMQNAELRTKMGRAGRKRVVEHFDYRVVARKFVEIVQKRLGIG; from the coding sequence ATGAAGGTCTTGCTCTTGTACGACTATCCGCCGTCGCCGGCCGGCTTGGCGACTCAGGGACACCTGCTGCACCGGGGCCTTGCGGAACTGGGCGTCGAGGTCCATTCGGTCCATTTCGAGTCGGCGCAGGAGAAGGAGTGGTACTACCGCTGGTTCGAGCCGGATATCGTCCTCGGCGTCGGATACTGGGGGCACACCCCGTACCTGGTCCTGCACCCGCAGCGCTACGGGGTCCAGCCGGTGCCCTGGCTGGTTGCCGACGGCTACATGGCCAACTATCATGAGGTGCTCGAAGCCCTGCCCCTGATTCTGGTCACCAGCAAGTGGGTCAAGCAGGTCTACACGCGCGACGGGCTCAGTGGCAAGAACATCGAGGTCCTTCCCGTCGGCTGCGATACGGATGCGTTCATCCCGCGGGATCTTAATGACCCCAAGGTCACGACGGTCCGCGAGGCCCTCGGCGTGGCGCCCGACCAGATCATGATCCTGACGGTCGGCGGCGACGCCACCAGCAAGGGCGCCCAGGAGGTGATGCAGGCGCTGGCGACGATCGACACAAGGGCGCCGGACTGGAAGTACGTCTGCAAGGTCTGGCCTCAGCCCCGAACGCAGCATCAGAACCTCATCGACCTTCAGCTCGCCACGCAGTTGGGTATCGAGAAGAATGTCGTCTACACGACCAATGTGATCTCGCGGAACTTCATGCCCTATTTGATTGCGGCCTGCGACGTCTACGCGGCGCCGTCGCGTCTGGAAGGGTTCGGCATGATTCAGGTCGAGGCCAACGCCTGCGGCAAACCCGTCATCGGCATCAAGGCGATGGGTCTGCTCGATACCATGATCCACGGCGAGACGGCCTACCTGGCCGGCATCGCCCAGGAGATCCGGCTGCGCGAAACCATCGTGGGCGACGAATCCGGATACGAATCCGGCCATCGGGTGGTCTTCAAGAGCCCTCGCACCGTGGACTACCGCGCCAGCGTTCACGATATCGCGAATCACCTTCTGGAGTTGATGCAGAACGCGGAGCTGAGGACGAAGATGGGTCGTGCCGGGCGCAAACGGGTGGTCGAGCATTTCGACTACCGCGTGGTCGCCAGGAAGTTCGTCGAGATCGTCCAGAAAAGGCTGGGAATCGGTTGA
- a CDS encoding DHH family phosphoesterase: MRAAEKTGSKLQKLTELFAGKAYLLIIIQDNPDPDCIAAAVALRKLANSMANLQCSIACGGTVGRGENRALVKYLGLNLRNCGEIDYSKFDLLAMVDTQPGTGNNSLPTQLLPNIVVDHHPIRQLTRTVPFTDIRSGYGSTSTIFVEYLIEAGITPETPLATALLYGIRSDTQDLGREAARADIEAIQFLYPFANKRMLSIIQRGKVPRVYYQMLADALGNARVQGPAIITELGEIDNPDMIAEVADLLLRDDETTWTMCTGLWNDKLLISIRTSEENNVAEHVMKRMVFRKGTGGGHLTYAGGQVPLANTTKAERQKLERHIEEKFLKAIGADAATSARLVKA, encoded by the coding sequence ATGAGAGCGGCTGAAAAGACGGGGTCGAAGCTTCAGAAACTGACCGAGTTGTTTGCGGGCAAGGCCTACCTGCTCATCATCATCCAAGACAATCCTGACCCGGACTGCATCGCTGCGGCGGTCGCCCTGCGAAAACTGGCCAACAGCATGGCCAACCTCCAGTGCTCCATCGCCTGTGGAGGAACCGTAGGACGTGGTGAGAACCGGGCCCTGGTGAAATACCTCGGCCTGAATCTCCGCAATTGCGGCGAGATCGACTACAGCAAGTTCGATCTGCTGGCCATGGTGGACACCCAGCCCGGTACGGGAAACAACTCTCTTCCGACACAGCTTCTGCCCAATATCGTCGTGGACCACCATCCGATCCGGCAACTGACGCGAACCGTTCCGTTTACGGACATTCGCAGCGGCTACGGCTCGACCTCGACCATCTTCGTCGAGTACCTCATCGAGGCCGGCATCACGCCTGAGACGCCCCTGGCCACCGCACTTCTCTACGGAATCCGGTCCGATACGCAGGATCTCGGCCGCGAAGCGGCCCGAGCCGATATCGAGGCCATCCAGTTCCTCTATCCGTTCGCCAACAAGCGGATGCTCAGCATCATCCAGCGGGGCAAAGTGCCCCGCGTGTACTACCAGATGCTCGCCGACGCGCTGGGAAACGCGCGCGTCCAAGGGCCGGCCATCATCACCGAACTCGGGGAGATCGACAATCCCGATATGATCGCCGAAGTCGCCGACCTGCTGCTGCGCGACGATGAGACGACCTGGACGATGTGCACGGGTCTGTGGAACGACAAGCTTCTGATCTCGATCCGAACGTCCGAGGAGAACAACGTCGCCGAACACGTGATGAAGCGCATGGTCTTCAGGAAGGGCACCGGCGGGGGCCATCTGACCTACGCCGGCGGCCAGGTTCCTTTGGCCAACACCACCAAGGCCGAGCGACAGAAACTGGAACGACACATCGAAGAGAAGTTCCTCAAGGCCATTGGCGCCGACGCCGCGACGAGCGCCCGACTTGTCAAGGCATAG
- a CDS encoding PIG-L deacetylase family protein encodes MTQDRVALLSYEYTNCAVIVAHPDDETLWAGGTMLLHPDSCWTVAALCRKSDADRAPKFHQAVECYNAKGVMGDLDDGPEQTPLRTVDVEDAILDLLPSDRYDLVLTHGLWGEYTSHRRHEEVAKAIMALRESGRLLAKEVWMFAYEDGAKKYLPRPIADADVYVRLPRDVWERKYEIIRTIYGFEEDSFEARTTPKEEAFWVLGKGK; translated from the coding sequence ATGACGCAGGATCGAGTGGCCCTTCTGAGTTACGAGTACACCAATTGCGCCGTGATCGTGGCCCATCCGGACGACGAGACCCTCTGGGCCGGCGGGACGATGCTGCTGCATCCGGATAGCTGCTGGACCGTCGCGGCCCTGTGCCGCAAGAGCGATGCGGATCGGGCCCCGAAGTTCCATCAGGCCGTGGAATGCTACAATGCCAAGGGCGTGATGGGCGACCTCGACGATGGGCCCGAGCAGACGCCGCTGCGCACCGTGGACGTGGAAGACGCGATCCTCGACCTGTTGCCGTCGGATCGTTACGACCTGGTCCTGACCCATGGTCTCTGGGGCGAATACACCTCACACCGACGCCATGAGGAGGTGGCCAAGGCGATCATGGCGCTGCGGGAAAGCGGCCGACTTCTGGCCAAGGAGGTATGGATGTTCGCCTACGAGGACGGTGCGAAGAAATACCTGCCCAGGCCGATCGCCGACGCCGACGTGTACGTTCGTCTTCCGCGCGATGTCTGGGAGCGCAAGTACGAGATCATCCGCACGATCTACGGTTTCGAGGAAGACAGCTTCGAGGCCCGGACCACGCCGAAAGAAGAGGCGTTCTGGGTTCTTGGGAAAGGCAAGTGA
- a CDS encoding DUF2179 domain-containing protein, whose product MMPIAVFPIESQFFAWVLLPILIFLARICDVTLGTVRLIFVSRGFKYLAPIVGFFEVLIWILVIGQIMQNLSNWLCYVAYAGGFATGNYVGMWVAERLSLGIVLIRIITQRGAHALVDRLRKNDYGVTSVDGEGAAGPVQVIFTIVPRREVGTVVEMVKAYNPKAFYSIEEVGFVEKGVFPARKDFRYIGLERFLRPLRKRK is encoded by the coding sequence ATGATGCCGATTGCCGTGTTTCCCATCGAGTCCCAATTCTTCGCCTGGGTGCTCCTGCCCATTTTGATCTTTCTGGCCCGAATCTGCGACGTGACTCTGGGGACGGTGCGTCTGATCTTCGTATCCCGAGGGTTCAAGTACTTAGCCCCGATCGTTGGTTTCTTCGAGGTGCTGATCTGGATCCTCGTGATCGGCCAGATCATGCAGAACCTGTCGAATTGGCTCTGTTACGTGGCCTACGCCGGCGGTTTCGCCACAGGCAACTACGTGGGGATGTGGGTGGCCGAGAGGCTCTCGTTGGGGATCGTGCTGATCCGCATCATCACGCAGCGAGGCGCGCATGCCCTGGTGGACCGTCTCAGGAAGAACGACTATGGTGTGACCAGTGTGGACGGCGAGGGGGCTGCCGGTCCGGTGCAGGTCATCTTCACCATCGTGCCTCGCCGGGAGGTCGGTACGGTTGTGGAGATGGTCAAGGCGTACAACCCGAAGGCGTTCTACTCCATCGAGGAGGTGGGTTTCGTGGAGAAGGGTGTCTTTCCGGCCAGGAAGGATTTTCGCTACATCGGCCTGGAACGGTTCCTGCGGCCGCTGCGCAAGCGCAAATGA